The stretch of DNA CCAAACGGACATTTGGGTATCTTCTTTGAATACATTTCCTACAATTACCTCGGGGCTAAATTTATGGGTGCGGAAACTACCTTGCCCTTTTATTTTTTTATTAGGGTCTTTGCCTTTGTACCTGACTTTCAGTGGCCAGGTTTCTTTATCCATAAAAATCTTTACGGGAACTTGTGCGCCTTCATGGAGGTGATTGAAGTCTATGTTTCGGGTATAATAGATAATCGAAAGGATATCGTGCATGCAATTGTCAACGGTATATTCGGTCTTTTTAGCGACCTCTCTTGTTTTACCACGATGGGAAACGGCTACGTTCCGGCTGGGGTCAAAGGTGACCGCATCATATAATTGATACCCTCCTTCTCTTACATTTCGGATAGAAATATAAGGTAGTAAAGTTTCTTTATCAATATAGGTGTCATAGTAATCTCTAACGGTAAAGAACCATTCATAAGAACTATAAGTACGGCCACTGGCCGAGATATGGTATCGATCACCCAAATCTTTTACCTTAAACGTAGCTTCTCCTGCTGCCAACCAGACAAAATTCCAGTT from Saprospiraceae bacterium encodes:
- a CDS encoding DUF3108 domain-containing protein; translation: MKEALIKKWFILGASLLFLSSHQPLEQVIPDTTANSPEQITYEPCKMENNTFTGGEEIVYKIYYNWNFVWLAAGEATFKVKDLGDRYHISASGRTYSSYEWFFTVRDYYDTYIDKETLLPYISIRNVREGGYQLYDAVTFDPSRNVAVSHRGKTREVAKKTEYTVDNCMHDILSIIYYTRNIDFNHLHEGAQVPVKIFMDKETWPLKVRYKGKDPNKKIKGQGSFRTHKFSPEVIVGNVFKEDTQMSVWVTDDKNKIPLLIESPVSVGSVKVVLKSYKGLKYDFSAQIPD